In Gouania willdenowi chromosome 17, fGouWil2.1, whole genome shotgun sequence, one DNA window encodes the following:
- the LOC114479347 gene encoding zinc finger protein 239-like: MEASEGGLWNHSAVTANMDPSEKDSGSQNKVGSQHSQHDEAQPKQRHKSKRKTSDQRVQQQSQPRVKTKPHTCDQCGKVFTSKSNLTEHQRIHSGSKPFSCDKCGHSFTHRSTLITHKVVHTGVKNFKCDLCGTCFAIKKSLKCHKRIHTAEKPYTCDECGKAFSQSGNLRRHVLFHRGIKAYKCEHCDKAFTQRSDLTLHMNIHSRTELYHCDHCEKIYNWKKSLTEHLRSHTGEDVCPCDQCDKVFTTYQQLKLHQISHSSERPHKCDTCGKSYKWKSHLNHHQRVHERNVFRYDECGKTFSTSSVLHSHLCVDGDMEQKLSSDPSATRMVTTPSGSRVGLKNPEIRLHRIPT, encoded by the exons ATGGAGGCGTCTGAaggaggattgtggaaccactcagccgtgacagcaaacatggacCCCTCAGAAAAG gactctggaagccagaataAAGTGGGTTCTCAACACTCTCAGCACGACGAAGCTCAgccaaaacaaagacacaaatctaagagaaaaacttcagatcaaagagttcaacagcagagccaaccTAGAGTTAAAACCAAAccacatacatgtgaccagtgtggaaaggtTTTTACCAGCAAATCAAACCTCACTgaacatcaaagaatccattctggatcaAAACCGTTCAGCTGTGACAAGTGTGGTCACTCTTTTACCCATAGATCTACCTTAATAACACACAAAGtcgttcatactggagttaaaaattttaaatgtgACTTGTGTGGAACATGTTTTGCTATTAAGAAGAGCCTGAAATGCCATAAGCGTATTCACACTGCAGAGAAACCGTACACATGTGATGAATGTGGGAAGGCCTTTAGTCAATCTGGAAACCTCAGACGACATGTCCTCTTTCACCGTGGAATCAAAGCGTACAAATGTGAACATTGTGACAAGGCTTTTACACAAAGATCAGATTTAACGCTGCACATGAATATTCATtccagaacagagttgtatcactgtgaccactgtgagAAAATATATAACTGGAAAAAAAGCCTCACcgaacacctgagatctcacactggagaggacgtgtgtccctgtgaccagtgtgacaaagtttttacaacatatcaacagttaaaacttcaccaaatcagccactctTCAGAAAGGCCTCacaaatgtgacacatgtggaaaatcttacaagtggAAATCTCACCTTAATcaccaccaacgagttcatgagagaAATGTTTTCAGATATGACGAGTGTGGGAAAACCTTCAgtacttcatctgttctccactcacatctctgtgtggatggagacatggagcagaaattatcttcagatcccagcgccacacggatggtgacgacaccttctggttccagggttggactgaagaacccagagatcaggctgcacaggattccaacataa